Proteins found in one Scomber scombrus chromosome 15, fScoSco1.1, whole genome shotgun sequence genomic segment:
- the il1b gene encoding interleukin-1 beta has translation MKDVKDEIVRLDEGLNLVISRNRRTLKRVANLMLAVNRMKKPQMCCHDLTDEQLCSAIMGSLVDEKIVKMEHNSTTGITKYTFRRVKSEKQFTLCDIAHKDLCKEAESGEWKLQAVTLKGVNFKLARYCHPCEDRSNKGQTVVLSVMNSDMHITSSMNDNKAILTLEKCSEVKLQKISDDENMDRFLFYKKTTGVDLTTFESVKCPGWFISTSSNDECKAVEMCEVDTAYRLTSFKIN, from the exons ATGAAG GATGTCAAAGATGAGATCGTCAGACTCGATGAGGGACTGAACCTGGTGATTTCCCGGAATCGAAGGACTCTGAAGCGTGTGGCCAATCTGATGTTGGCCGTTAACAGAATGAAGAAGCCCCAAATGTGCTGTCATGATCTTACTGATGAGCAGCTCTGCAGTGCGATTATGGGCAGCCTGGTGGATG AAAAAATTGTCAAGATGGAGCACAACTCAACCACAGGAATTACAAAGTATACCTTCAGACGTGTCAAAAGTGAGAAGCAGTTCACTCTGTGTGACATCGCACATAAAGATCTGTGCAAAGAAGCAGAGAGTGGAGAGTGGAAGCTGCAGGCCGTCACTCTGAAAGG AGTTAATTTCAAGCTGGCGCGGTACTGCCATCCCTGCGAGGATCGCTCCAATAAGGGTCAGACCGTCGTCCTGTCAGTCATGAACAGCGACATGCACATTACAAGCTCCATGAACGACAACAAAGCTATCCTGACTCTAGAG AAATGCAGTGAGGTCAAATTACAGAAAATCAGCGACGACGAAAACATGGACCGTTTCCTCTTCTACAAGAAAACCACCGGCGTTGATTTGACCACCTTCGAGTCGGTCAAGTGTCCCGGCTGGTTCATCAGCACCTCCTCTAACGACGAGTGCAAGGCTGTGGAAATGTGTGAAGTGGACACGGCCTACCGCCTCACCAGcttcaaaataaactaa